Proteins encoded in a region of the Planococcus citri chromosome 1, ihPlaCitr1.1, whole genome shotgun sequence genome:
- the LOC135832240 gene encoding glucose dehydrogenase [FAD, quinone] isoform X2: MENWTVLLLEAGGDETELSDVPLLAAYLQLSQLDWKYKSEPQPGACLAMNNRRCNWPRGKVIGGSSVLNYMLYVRGNKKDYDHWETLGNVGWNSEEALYYFKKSEDNRNPYLSRTPYHSVGGYLTIQEAPWRTPLAATFVQAGVEMGYPNRDINGEHQTGFMIPQGTIRRGARCSSAKAFLRPARLRKNLHIAMNAHVTRVLINPNTKTTHGVEFFRNGQRHTVKCTKEVIISAGSVNSPQILMLSGIGPKEHLQEMKIPIIQDLKVGENLQDHIGLGGLTFLINQDVSLMQERIQNVQTVLNYAAMGDGPLTVLGAVEGLAFVSTKYMNDTKDYPDIEFHFISGSTNSDEGDQIRKAHGLREDFYQAVYEPIEQKDVWSAIPVLLRPRSRGVIKLRSKNPLEYPLIYPNYFTDPLDMLTLIEGVKMVVTMSKTKAFQKYGSQIHSIPFPGCANIPRFTDLYWECMIRHYSVTIYHPVGTCKMGPFWDKDAVVDPQLRVHGIKGLRVVDASIMPTLVSGNTNAPVIMVAEKGSDMIKEFWSNEVLYDQ, translated from the exons ATGTTTAG CTATGAACAATAGACGATGTAACTGGCCACGAGGTAAAGTGATAGGAGGCTCAAGTGTATTAAACTACATGCTGTATGTACGAGGCAACAAGAAAGATTATGATCACTGGGAGACACTCGGAAATGTTGGATGGAATTCTGAAGAGGCGCtctattatttcaaaaaatctgaagatAATCGGAATCCCTACCTATCAAGAACTCCATACCATTCAGTTGGTGGCTACTTGACCATTCAAGAAGCTCCTTGGAGAACTCCTCTAGCAGCCACATTCGTGCAAGCTGGAGTTGAAATGGGATACCCAAACCGAGACATTAATGGGGAACATCAAACAGGTTTCATGATACCTCAAGGTACCATTCGTCGAGGTGCTAGATGCAGTAGTGCAAAGGCTTTCTTACGCCCAGCCAGGTTACGTAAAAATTTACATATCGCTATGAATGCTCATGTCACTCGAGTGCTCATTAATCCCAACACCAAAACTACTCATGGTGTTGAGTTCTTTCGTAATGGTCAACGACATACAGTCAAGTGCACTAAAGAGGTAATTATATCTGCCGGATCTGTGAATTCACCACAAATCTTGATGCTTTCTGGTATAGGTCCAAAAGAGCACTTACAAGAGATGAAAATCCCAATAATACAAGATCTCAAAGTAGGTGAAAATTTACAAGATCATATAGGTTTGGGAGGATTGACATTCCTCATCAATCAAGATGTATCATTAATGCAAGAGcgaattcaaaatgttcaaactgTATTGAATTATGCTGCAATGGGTGATGGACCTTTAACTGTACTTGGAGCTGTTGAAGGATTGGCTTTTGTCAGCACTAAGTACATGAATGATACTAAAGATTACCCagatattgaatttcatttcatatcAGGCTCAACAAATTCAGATGAAGGAGATCAAATACGTAAAGCTCATGGTCTAAGGGAAGATTTCTATCAAGCTGTGTATGAACCAATAGAGCAAAAAGATGTTTGGTCAGCCATTCCGGTACTGTTGAGGCCCCGTAGTCGAGGAGTTATTAAACTCAGGAGTAAAAATCCTCTCGAATACCCACTCATTTATCCCAACTACTTTACTGATCCTTTGGACATGTTGACCTTGATTGAAGGAGTTAAAATGGTAGTAACAATGAGCAAAACAAAggcttttcaaaaatatggtagTCAAATACACTCGATACCATTTCCTGGATGTGCTAATATTCCAAGGTTCACTGACCTATACTGGGAATGTATGATCAGACATTATTCTGTTACTATTTATCATCCTGTAGGAACTTGTAAAATGGGACCATTTTGGGATAAAGATGCTGTAGTTGATCCACAACTACGAGTACATGGTATAAAAGGCTTAAGAGTAGTGGATGCATCCATTATGCCTACTTTAGTCAGTGGTAATACAAATGCTCCAGTCATCATGGTCGCAGAGAAAGGCTCTGATATGATTAAAGAATTCTGGAGTAATGAAGTTTTATACGATCAATGA
- the LOC135832242 gene encoding glucose dehydrogenase [FAD, quinone]-like: MDCLGCAFEDTSTLSTMCQSSLSLNTLMFLSLIESLFRSQCSIADPCRRAQTVKSPDAKDFEDKYHDFIIVGGGVAGSVLAGRLSENPNHKVLLLEAGPEEPISPSVPFFAFTAWNTSLDWNYHTVPQKNACLSTGGICIWPRGKMLCGTACMSGMMYTRGSPDIYDHWERLGNIGWNYQALLHYYKKSENNTQSPDMIERQYHGFDGPMKVGNFPHQPKKAKLILSAVEELGYRIGDLCGKYQTGFTTASVMVENGVRASPSRMYLRPAIHRPNLRVFIDSYAVKIQFNKEGNRATGVHFRDKFGNIRKVYASKEVILSGGVVGSPQLLLLSGVGPREDLTKLNIPVIKDLPVGQNLHHHFGIAATATMKNVAEDDFNIKSLYDYINWRNGPFSSTGLTQVTGFLETSKTTRNIPDIQVYLDGHGTTCEKYGSVQENITHITLRPVYLLSKCRGSIKLRSADPLDYPDIDPNYVCDQEEEDALIESIRMLQKLMKAKALKNNFIKFSAYVESGCESLPKDSDEYWRCQIRMYTLGENHHAGTCKMGPANDPTSVLDHQLRVHGIPNLRVIDASIMPTPINCNTIAPVLIIGEKGAQMIKDAWK; this comes from the exons ATGGACTGTCTCGGGTGCGCTTTTGAAGACACATCCACTTTATCAACCATGTGTCAGTCAAGTCTCAGTTTGAACACGTTAATGTTTTTGAGCTTAATCGAATCCTTATTCAGATCACAGTGCTCCATAGCAGATCCATGTCGTCGAGCACAAACTGTCAAGTCACCCGATGCAAAAGATTTCGAAGATAAATATCACGATTTTATAATAGTCGGCGGAGGAGTTGCAG GTTCAGTACTGGCAGGAAGATTGAGCGAGAATCCAAATCATAAGGTTTTATTACTGGAAGCAGGTCCTGAAGAACCCATTTCCCCTTCTGTGCCATTTTTCGCTTTCACTGCCTGGAATACTTCGCTTGATTGGAATTATCACACGGTTCCTCAGAAAAATGCCTGTTTAAGTACCGGCGGAATTTGTATATGGCCTCGAGGAAAAATGTTATGTGGAACAGCTTGCATGTCAG GTATGATGTACACCCGAGGCAGTCCAGATATCTACGATCACTGGGAAAGATTAGGAAACATAGGTTGGAATTATCAAGCATTGTTACACTACTACAAGAAATCCGAAAACAATACTCAATCCCCAGATATGATCGAGCGCCAATATCATGGTTTTGACGGTCCCATGAAAGTTGGTAACTTTCCACATCAGCCCAAAAAAGCCAAACTTATATTATCAGCGGTTGAAGAACTCGGATACAGAATCGGGGACCTTTGTGGAAAATACCAAACCGGTTTCACAACGGCTTCGGTGATGGTGGAAAATGGGGTACGAGCCAGTCCAAGCAGAATGTACCTTCGGCCTGCAATACATCGCCCAAATTTACGAGTCTTCATTGATTCATACgctgtaaaaattcaatttaacaAAGAAGGCAATAGAGCCACCGGAGTCCATTTCAGAGATAAATTCGGCAATATACGTAAAGTATACGCTTCCAAAGAAGTTATCTTATCCGGAGGTGTAGTCGGATCTCCCCAACTACTTTTGTTATCCGGAGTAGGACCGAGGGAAGATTTAACCAAGTTGAACATTCCAGTCATCAAAGATTTACCAGTCGGCCAAAATTTACATCATCATTTTGGTATCGCTGCCACAGCTACGATGAAAAACGTAGCCGAAGACGACTTCAATATTAAATCACTTTACGATTATATCAATTGGCGAAACGGACCGTTTTCCAGCACGGGATTGACTCAGGTTACCGGATTCTTGGAAACCAGTAAAACTACCAGAAATATTCCAGATATTCAAGTTTACTTGGATGGCCATGGAACAACTTGCGAAAAATATGGTTCGGTGCAAGAAAACATAACCCATATAACATTACGACCGGTTTACCTTTTATCAAAATGTCGAGGGTCCATAAAGCTACGTTCTGCTGATCCACTAGACTATCCGGATATAGATCCGAATTATGTGTGCGatcaagaagaagaagacgctTTAATAGAGTCGATTCGAATGCTGCAAAAATTAATGAAGGCCAAAGcgctgaaaaataatttcatcaaattctcaGCTTACGTCGAATCCGGCTGCGAATCACTGCCCAAAGACTCGGACGAATATTGGCGATGCCAAATACGAATGTATACATTGGGTGAAAATCACCACGCTGGTACTTGCAAAATGGGTCCAGCCAATGACCCAACTAGTGTGTTAGATCACCAATTACGAGTTCACGGTATACCGAATCTTAGAGTCATCGATGCGTCCATTATGCCCACGCCAATCAACTGTAATACAATCGCTCCAGTTTTAATTATCGGTGAAAAGGGTGCGCAAATGATTAAAGATGCTTGGAAATGA